A stretch of DNA from Pongo abelii isolate AG06213 chromosome 10, NHGRI_mPonAbe1-v2.0_pri, whole genome shotgun sequence:
AAATATCATCCCAGCCCAAAAGTACTTATTTGaatgaaatattacatttttcttaaatcaataaattaggtacCCTATTAtcatggtattttcttttttggccaGTTTTTCTAGATAAGGTTGTGTTGCTACTGCAACTAACAAAAAAGATGTGGCggggctgggcacggcggctcacgcctgtaatcccagcactgggaggccgaggcgggcagatcacgaggtcaggagatggaaaccatcctggcccaacatggtgaaaccccgtctctactaaaaatacaaaaaactagccgggcgtggtggcaggtgtctgtagtcccagctactcaggaggctgaggcaggagaatcgcttgaatgcgggaggcggagcctgcagtgagccgagatcatgccacagcactccagcctaaacTACAGAGCTaaactgcctcaaaaaacaaaaagtggctagagcagccaaaaaaaaaaaaaaaaaaaaagttcctcaacaattcaatagaaaaataagGCCTATTCCTATCATTTCCACGATCCAATTTAGTTCCACTTAGGTCACTgtgtttataatgtatttttggACAGATTTCCTTCCCCATTCTCCATAAAACAACCATAGCACCTGTGACTTTTATCTGTTGGTTtgtatttaatcttatttttaagtGCTTCTTTGAAATTGTTTTACAAGTACATTCTTGGTCTAGAGTAAGGTTCTATatagttggccctccatatccatgggttccactTCGTGGATTCAAACAACCAGacagaaaatattccaaataacATTGTGTCTGTAGTCAACATgtatatttttgtcattattccTTAAACAATAGtgtaactatttacatagcacttacattataataggtattataagtaatctaaatATTAACATATGCGGGAGGATTTGTATATTGTATGCAAATACAACCTCATTTTATTccagagacttgagcatctgcaaaTTTGGATATCCAAAGGAAGTCCTAGAACCAGTTCCCGACAAATACCGAGATGACTTTACTTTAGACCTAAGATCTTGCTAGACAGCCTTTGAGAGGACGAAGGATAACTAGAGCAGAAGCAAATCGCAGCGAAGTAGACTACAACAaatcaaaaaagtcaaaaaacataaAGCTCCTATCAACACCTCAAGATTTTAGAAAAGCCTCTTAATgggcaattttcttttaaatagagacTGGGTcccactatgttagccaggctggtcacaaactcctgggctcaagtgatcctcctgccttggcctcctaaagtgctgggattacaggcgtgagccactgtgcccggcctgggcaGTCGATTTTCAGGAAGCCACTTAATGTTcagattcttttcttctctcccagGACTTTGCAGAtgctgctgttccctctgcctggagatGTTCATTTGGCCTGAATCCAAAAGTCTGTCCAAGTTACTTCTCTTTTCCATGACAGAGTTACAACTATTTGTCTGTCCCCCTTCCCCATTAGAGTATATGGTCCCCAAAGGAAAGCTCCATGCCGTtcactcatgacctaatcatcccCAACAACTAGTGGGCAAACATGAAACACTTTTGTTGAATAATTTGTTTCCTTTAGCCCAGGGATTACAAAGTCAAAGGCTTACAAGGGGGAAGGACTAGCAGGTGTGCTCGGAGGGGACTCTAGCCAACTGGAGAGTAACTGGTGAGAAGACAATGACATGCTCTTAGGGTGTTTGCTACTCAGATCCTCTCAGTAAGTCCCATGCACAAAGGTGGGTCAGGTCTACTGTAGCCAGATCTTCAGATCATTCAAAAGTTACCAGAATTCTAGATTTTCATGCAAatctcccaatttttaaaaatgttggcaTCAAATTCAGAATGTTTTAACCAGCTACACTGTGTGGGCCAGGGAAAACAGGCCCAAAGGCCAGGTGAAGGTGCAGTTTTCaactgctgccttggcctctcccAGAGCCCCTTACGTCCTAAGAAGGCTCAGTCAACACACTGGCACTCATTTCATCCCACTGGTTGAGAAAGCAAGTCTTATCAAAGTAATGGGGGATTCTTACCaaaattgcaaaggaaaaaaatatgatacCATGAAATCAGAAATTCACTgcatttgaaatgaaaatgacTTATTTCTGTACTTCTGTAACTCACAAATTTAGCAGACATCATTTAGACATATTTTTGTAGTGCAACAGATTTAAATCTGGTTTGTAAATCACTATGTGATACTAGCTATAACCATGAGCAATATTATGGGCAGTAAATGTTGATCTCTATTTCGTTTCTTGAAGTTTTGTGTGGTTCACTTTTAAAGTGAGATTCAATTTCCTTAGCTATAGTCAAATGTACCCTTTAAACAGCCCAAGAATTGTTAAAATGACAGCTGCTATTAGTTTTCAAATTTTACAATGTTAGGGTTGTTAactattttattctgaattaagcTAACATTTGTTACCATGCAATGCATTTATTTGGAAGGATACCAGTTACCAGTCATCAAAAGCTTTTGTATgttgaaaatgtaattttaatagtTAATTCTTCATCTTACATAGGAGCACAATAAAATACACCACAATCTGAAGAAACTCCAGAATTACCAGAATAAGAGTGAAGAAAATTCAAATGGGCTACAATATCCATTACCTTAAACTGCAAGAGACAAGGTTGCAACCCGAAGGttaacatttatgtatttatgactGGCTACATTTATGacttaaaaataacaagaatCAGGAATTAGATATGGAGAGAGGTGCGAAAGAACAGTTTTGTGAGGGGAGGAATTCtgtcaataaagaagaaaaattactgaattccaaattaaagaataaaacgAGCTCCCACAGCAAATACTGGAGGGATGAAAGCAAGAATCATTAATTGAGGATTTGATACTCTCAAAGGGATAAACCTTTCTGATGACACGCAAGCTGGATACTTGAGATCTGCTCATCAGGTTTATAAGGAAGACTCACAAATGCCTCAGCAAATCCCAAATGATTATCAGATCAGTGTTTCTTAACACACAGGAAAGGTTACAGATGAAATTTTCAGACAAGAACCAAGAAAAATGTCATAACCCAAATTTTAGGCAAAAATGTGGCACAACTGTGAAAGTCCTACATGTCAGTCACAACTGCTATCTTTGCTGTGACTTTCCTGtacagtaatttttaaacattgtggCAAGACACCAATGATCGTCTAATCAGACAGCACGAACACATTTATTTCAAATTCctagaaggttaaaaaaaaggtCAGATACTGATGCTTTATGCATGCTCAGGGCCAGTTTATAAATACTCCATTCAGCACTATCTTAACACAAATCTGCATCAGTGAAAAGAAACTGGCAAAATCCACCTCTTGCCATTCAATCTGTCAGATGGTGAAGACCAAGAAAGAATGTTCcatcagttttaattttaaaatacgaTTGTCAAattgggaaaatgaaataaacacagTAAAATAAACTGTACAAAGGCAAAGtagaataacaaaaaatattttactaaaacaTAAGATTTACAGAAGTTTCCAGACAAGCCATACAAAATGGTCACAAGCTTTTTTTGAAGGGGGGAATCTACACTTGACAGCAATGTTATTAGTGAGGGCTGTGATGTTTGTTTAATGTTCCCATTTTGGTTCAAACAATCAAGCTTGTCCATCTACAGCGTCTAAATGAAGTTAGACTTGGCTAGAGCATATTCTAAAGACCTGGTTAGCTGCTTTTAACCAATGCAATTAGATCACCAAAAAAGGGGGAAAGGAGCCCATAAAATTAAACTACCTCccccctcaaaaataaaataaaataaaataaaaacacccaCACCCCTGCAGCTAACCTGACAACTACCTTCATTCACAGTGCTTTATACTTAAACCAGGATGGGGGAAATGAATAAAAGCAGGGAGGGGCCACTGCTTTCAAACGTTTCACAACAATCCAGATGATACTTCTAGCCTCTGCTCATGCTTTATGACAGTGAATCAGGACAAGACATAGATTTGCTAATGTGCATTTAATCACCAAAGGACTGAAGATGTCTGGGCTTTTTTATTCTGTAATGTTTCTAAGACTGTGTCCATTAAATGCAAACAAAGAGGAGGAAGTCTTGGCAGAACAGGAGAAGTGATGCACACTTGATGATCGGatcaatttaaatattattcatgGCATATAGCCTAGTCCATGCTCTAGCTGTAGACAGAAACAAACATACGATTATTATTTTCCTTAGTTCAATATGTTACTTTCCAAACTATAAATGGCAAACAACCACTATTAATTATGGAAATGTCATGCTGTAATCTCTTAAATTCATGCCTTTTTCTATAAATTGGATCAGGGCTGAAAGATTTTGTAAATGTCCAATTACCAAAACActacaataaaattaagaagTTCTAGAAAATTCAAGAGGATGAATCAAGTTGTccatttctagatacacaattCTCCCcactaattttcttaaaatttgtagCAAAGCTTCTTGACTCCAAATTCTGTAGCCATAAACAGCTGAATACTTTAATCAAATGGGTTACAAAAACAGTTCAAGTTTTCCAGTATTCTTTATATATAACTAGATAAATGGTACGCACTCAGTATTTGTTAAACCAGGTGTAGTTACAAGAGACTCCAAGACCTTCCAATTACAGGTTATCTTTAAATTTGGGGGGGGGGGTCCCATAGCAGGCCATTTTGTTAAGAGGTATTTACATACTATAAGCAGGATCTCACTTattatacttttttctatttcttttccttgccaaGAGCTTTAGAAAAGTTTAAGTGGTAATACAAATTTGTAAAAGTGGAAGTGATGTGAAGGAGAATGAATATTAGATACCTGTTTCTATGGCTTGGGCTTCGTTGGTCTTCCACTGCTCCGCTACATCATTTGCTAATGGATCATCTGGATTGGGAGCACTTAACAAGGCCTGGATCGATAGCAGAACTGTGCGGATCTGCAGTGCTGGGGACCACTTATCTATGAAGGCAACAGGCCCAGTATGATAAAGCATGAAAAAAACAGGCCCAGAACTGCTTCACTTCCCTCCCACAGACCTCTCTGATCTTTGTATAATGTTTACATTCTAAACATGGAATGcttaagagaaaaaggagaaagcttAATAATAGCATATGCTGATAAAGATAACACTTACCTTTCAAAATATCTAAACATATTCTTCCCAACTTGTCTACATTAGGATGATAAATTTTGGTCATGAAACGTACTTTAGGGGCTGCCATTGGGTATTCTTCTGGAAGGAATAGTTCAAGTTTAAAAGTCCCTCCCTCAAAGGGGGAATCCTGAGGGCCAGCAATGACCACATGAAAATAACGGGCGTTGCTCTCATCTGGTTCTGCTTTGATGCCAGGAACTGGTTCTGCCAGCAAACGCTGGGTTTCCtatgacagaaaaacaaacacatttgtgAAACAAATGTCATTTTGCTAGACAccaaaagtaaaattagaaagtTCATCTCTTAGAACTACGCATAATAGAACATCTCCAATCTCCCAACAGGATTTATTTAGCttataaaatgcaaaattcaaGAAAATACCATTTAAATAATTACAACCAGCTGAATGAAACTGCAAGCGAATACCAATGATGTTATCATACATTTTGGCTACAAATGTCTacaaatatgttaataaaattaggttaataaaactga
This window harbors:
- the UBE2N gene encoding ubiquitin-conjugating enzyme E2 N; translated protein: MAGLPRRIIKETQRLLAEPVPGIKAEPDESNARYFHVVIAGPQDSPFEGGTFKLELFLPEEYPMAAPKVRFMTKIYHPNVDKLGRICLDILKDKWSPALQIRTVLLSIQALLSAPNPDDPLANDVAEQWKTNEAQAIETARAWTRLYAMNNI
- the UBE2N gene encoding ubiquitin-conjugating enzyme E2 N isoform X1, whose amino-acid sequence is MKILGAEGASHMDILGKKRKCKALEETQRLLAEPVPGIKAEPDESNARYFHVVIAGPQDSPFEGGTFKLELFLPEEYPMAAPKVRFMTKIYHPNVDKLGRICLDILKDKWSPALQIRTVLLSIQALLSAPNPDDPLANDVAEQWKTNEAQAIETARAWTRLYAMNNI